One genomic segment of Musa acuminata AAA Group cultivar baxijiao chromosome BXJ3-3, Cavendish_Baxijiao_AAA, whole genome shotgun sequence includes these proteins:
- the LOC135633856 gene encoding uncharacterized protein LOC135633856, whose amino-acid sequence MAYMLKNTRSIDFVGREKLRKRCPLRDDLIAEILSYRPAKTFVRLLSVCKTFHQLSFDYHFHHLQSYHNTTISGFIVEYHGTNLSLLKVDPCTGVPKSSLEFLRNSNATILGSAGGLIFVLHGNEGSSDATTSSIFVYNPARRTRCRLPTPSGVRLMGGIAVKFTDDSDVVTEAYKLVYLSPTWEWSVLHHCLVYDSATRAWTMDKELNLGARELNYEHPVVCGDVVFWASDWRSCTKVDPYVVAFDVREECTQIIHLPKEAAICCDDTIGIATWEGNSLCLIHYRMLSCGFTLWLLRKARDGATGWVKANEISLAEMGLKNRCFVSSVMLCKVAKTVLLVFTIINKAYSCEQYASAMRPARGAVVSNLKKLFLFPFFLLLLYNSIISSDQPFIE is encoded by the coding sequence ATGGCTTATATGCTCAAGAACACCAGGAGTATCGACTTCGTTGGTCGGGAGAAGCTCCGGAAAAGATGTCCTCTTCGTGATGATTTGATTGCCGAGATCCTCTCCTACCGCCCGGCGAAGACCTTCGTTAGGCTCCTCTCTGTTTGCAAGACCTTCCACCAATTGTCGTTCGACTACCATTTCCACCATTTGCAGTCGTACCACAACACGACCATCTCCGGCTTCATAGTCGAGTATCATGGCACCAACCTATCCCTCCTCAAAGTTGACCCCTGCACCGGCGTGCCCAAAAGCAGCCTCGAATTTCTTAGGAATAGCAACGCCACAATCCTCGGGTCTGCCGGTGGCCTCATCTTCGTCTTGCATGGGAACGAGGGATCGTCCGATGCTACTACTAGTAGCATATTTGTCTACAACCCAGCTCGTAGAACTCGGTGTCGTCTCCCCACCCCATCGGGCGTGCGTTTGATGGGTGGCATCGCGGTGAAGTTCACGGACGATAGTGACGTGGTGACAGAAGCCTACAAGCTAGTCTACCTCTCACCGACCTGGGAATGGAGCGTGTTGCACCACTGCCTGGTCTACGACTCAGCGACTAGGGCATGGACGATGGACAAGGAGCTCAACCTGGGAGCGAGGGAACTAAACTACGAGCATCCGGTGGTCTGCGGAGATGTTGTATTCTGGGCATCAGACTGGCGATCGTGCACGAAGGTTGACCCGTACGTCGTCGCCTTCGATGTGAGAGAGGAGTGTACACAAATCATCCATCTACCGAAAGAAGCAGCCATCTGCTGCGACGACACAATTGGGATAGCTACGTGGGAGGGGAACTCGTTGTGCCTGATCCATTACCGCATGCTTTCTTGTGGGTTCACTCTGTGGCTTCTGAGGAAGGCGAGAGACGGTGCGACAGGATGGGTGAAGGCAAATGAGATAAGCTTGGCCGAGATGGGGCTCAAGAATAGATGCTTCGTAAGCTCCGTTATGCTGTGTAAGGTGGCGAAGACGGTGCTACTTGTTTTCACCATCATTAACAAGGCATACAGTTGTGAgcaatacgcttcggccatgcggccAGCAAGAGGAGCCGTTGTGAGCAATCTGAAGAAACTtttccttttccctttttttctgcTTCTGCTATATAATAGTATCATATCCTCGGATCAACCTTTTATTGAGTAA
- the LOC135632769 gene encoding inositol-tetrakisphosphate 1-kinase 1-like codes for MAENPRRFTVGYALAPKKQKSFIQPSLVDLSRKRGVDLVPIDTTRPLAEQGPFDCVLHKLHGEDWKAQLDGFATKNPGVPIVDPPLAITRLHNRISMLQVVSELKIPQQRETFGIPSQLVVYDSGTLNSNVVEALRLPIIAKPLVADGSAKSHKMSLVFHREDLLKLKPPLVLQEFVNHGGVIFKVYVVGDYVQCVKRKSLPDVTEEELEGSEGSVTFSQVSNMTTQVSSKAEYYMQLDEAELPPLSFVTEIARGLRRALGLRLFNFDVLRDVKVGTHYLVIDINYFPGFAKMPSYEGVLTDFFWNIVHEKEVKEAGGSATGNDDKEA; via the coding sequence ATGGCGGAAAACCCTCGGAGATTCACAGTAGGTTACGCACTCGCTCCCAAGAAGCAGAAGAGCTTCATCCAGCCCTCGCTCGTCGACCTCTCACGCAAGCGGGGCGTCGATCTCGTTCCCATCGACACCACTCGGCCGCTCGCCGAACAGGGACCCTTTGATTGCGTGCTCCACAAGCTCCACGGCGAGGACTGGAAGGCCCAGCTTGACGGTTTCGCCACCAAGAACCCTGGCGTCCCCATCGTCGACCCTCCCCTCGCCATCACGCGCCTCCACAACCGCATCTCGATGCTCCAGGTCGTCTCCGAGCTCAAGATTCCCCAGCAGAGGGAGACCTTTGGGATCCCAAGCCAGCTCGTGGTCTATGATTCCGGTACGCTCAACTCCAACGTCGTCGAGGCCCTCCGCTTACCCATCATTGCGAAGCCCCTGGTAGCCGATGGCAGCGCCAAGTCTCATAAGATGTCCCTGGTCTTCCACCGGGAAGACCTCCTAAAGCTCAAACCGCCGCTGGTGCTGCAGGAGTTTGTGAACCATGGCGGGGTCATATTCAAGGTGTATGTGGTGGGGGATTACGTGCAGTGCGTGAAGAGGAAGTCCCTCCCGGATGTCACCGAAGAGGAGTTGGAGGGTTCCGAGGGATCGGTGACCTTCTCGCAGGTGTCAAACATGACGACACAGGTCTCGTCGAAGGCAGAGTATTACATGCAACTGGATGAGGCGGAGTTGCCGCCATTGAGCTTTGTCACGGAGATAGCGAGGGGTTTGAGGCGGGCGTTGGGACTCCGCCTCTTCAATTTTGACGTCCTCAGGGATGTGAAGGTCGGCACCCATTACCTTGTGATCGACATTAACTACTTCCCTGGGTTTGCGAAAATGCCATCGTATGAGGGAGTTCTAACGGATTTCTTCTGGAACATCGTCCATGAGAAGGAAGTAAAAGAGGCCGGAGGCTCCGCCACCGGCAACGACGACAAAGAAGCGTAA
- the LOC135632768 gene encoding heat stress transcription factor A-1-like, translating into MEKCGGDGEAVAGAIPGMNGSAPPPFLSKTYDMVDDLATDAIVSWGAGNNSFVVWNTPDFARHLLPKYFKHSNFSSFVRQLNTYGFKKVDPDRWEFANEGFLRGQKQLLKAINRRKPCQSHARSQPEQTPPQNSSVAACVEVGKFGLEEDIEGLKRDKNVLEQELVRLRQQQLAADDQLETFVKRLQGMEQRQQQMTSFLAKAMRNPAFFTQFLQQSDGNLRIHGVNKKRRLPNQGGRIVKYQSLINEAARAMLRQILKMNTSPRIESSANSDDLSRQNIQSLYEAFESTSRVTLSEVPSDSRVSYVPASSGFDQSSAAVAKTMETGELTGIGVLSDIAPSPTDLSISDLSELLGVENPAVPVPIEIDDFSAHTDINFPDDEEKLPGIVDAFWEQFFTPSSLSGDTDDVQSSIQEIEKSTEGGLPNNSQHMDHLTEQMELLSSNIMI; encoded by the exons ATGGAGAAATGCGGGGGAGATGGAGAAGCGGTGGCGGGTGCGATCCCCGGGATGAACGGGAGTGCGCCGCCGCCGTTCCTCAGCAAGACGTACGACATGGTGGATGATCTGGCGACCGACGCGATCGTTTCGTGGGGAGCCGGGAATAACAGCTTCGTGGTGTGGAACACGCCGGACTTCGCTCGGCATCTCCTGCCCAAGTACTTCAAGCACAGCAATTTCTCTAGCTTCGTTCGGCAGCTTAATACCTAC GGTTTCAAGAAAGTTGATCCTGATCGCTGGGAGTTCGCAAATGAGGGATTTCTAAGAGGTCAAAAGCAACTCTTGAAGGCTATAAACAGGCGGAAACCATGTCAGTCACATGCCCGTAGCCAACCAGAGCAGACTCCACCACAGAATTCTTCTGTTGCGGCATGTGTCGAGGTAGGCAAGTTTGGGTTGGAGGAAGACATCGAGGGGCTAAAAAGAGACAAGAATGTACTCGAGCAGGAGCTCGTCAGGCTGCGGCAACAGCAGCTAGCCGCGGATGATCAATTAGAGACATTTGTCAAACGCCTTCAGGGCATGGAACAACGGCAACAGCAAATGACGTCGTTCCTGGCGAAGGCCATGCGGAACCCTGCCTTCTTTACACAGTTTTTGCAGCAGAGTGATGGAAACTTACGCATACATGGAGTTAACAAAAAGCGAAGGCTTCCAAACCAAGGTGGTCGGATAGTGAAGTATCAGTCACTGATCAACGAAGCAGCCAGAGCAATGCTGAGGCAGATACTCAAGATGAACACATCTCCTAGGATAGAATCTTCGGCCAATTCCGATGATCTTTCGAGACAGAACATCCAGTCTTTGTATGAAGCATTTGAAAGTACTTCTCGTGTTACACTGTCGGAGGTCCCTTCAGATTCTAGAGTTTCATACGTGCCTGCCAGCTCTGGTTTTGATCAGTCTTCTGCAGCAGTAGCAAAAACGATGGAAACAGGTGAACTGACCGGCATAGGAGTGTTATCGGACATTGCTCCTTCTCCTACTGATTTAAGCATTTCCGATTTGTCCGAGCTACTTGGAGTTGAGAATCCGGCAGTGCCTGTGCCTATCGAGATAGATGACTTTTCGGCACATACTGATATTAACTTTCCTGATGATGAAGAGAAACTCCCCGGCATAGTTGATGCATTTTGGGAGCAGTTCTTCACGCCTAGCTCTCTGTCAGGTGACACAGACGATGTCCAGTCCAGCATACAGGAGATTGAGAAAAGCACAGAGGGGGGATTACCGAACAACTCCCAACACATGGATCATCTTACAGAACAGATGGAGCTTCTTTCATCAAACATCATGATTTAG
- the LOC135633565 gene encoding chaperone protein dnaJ 16-like, translating into MYLQLLYFEQEENGGLSLALQEDSTKTGRVTSAGMFFLCFPVYRFDQSHSIAIAKDPDAKFFKKLDGFQACEVNELKAGTHVFAVYGDNFFKSVNYTIEVMCAEQFSAEKEKLRDVEAKILTKRAELSKFETEYREVLARFTEMTNKYAQEMQAIDELLKERNTIHASYTTISPLKRNSSSSKISSPFNGSKSDEECPTIEKKPKDEKKSRDRTRRKKWFKIHLKVDKRKAC; encoded by the exons ATGTATTTGCAGCTATTGTACTTCGAGCAGGAAGAAAATGGTGGACTCAGTCTTGCATTACAA GAAGACAGCACTAAAACCGGAAGGGTTACTTCTGCTGGAATGTTCTTTCTTTGCTTTCCTGTGTATCGGTTTGATCAAAGCCATTCG ATAGCGATTGCTAAAGATCCTGATGCTAAATTCTTCAAGAAATTGGATGGGTTTCAAGCATGTGAAGTAAATGAACTGAAAGCAGGCACCCATGTATTTGCTGTCTACG GTGACAACTTCTTCAAAAGTGTAAACTACACAATAGAAGTTATGTGTGCCGAACAGTTTTCAGCTGAAAAGGAGAAACTGCGGGATGTGGAGGCAAAGATATTAACCAAAAGGGCTGAGTTGTCTAAGTTTGAGACAGAATATAGAGAG GTGTTGGCCCGATTCACAGAGATGACCAACAAGTATGCACAGGAAATGCAAGCA ATCGATGAGCTGCTCAAGGAAAGGAACACTATTCATGCCTCCTACACCACCATTTCACCTTTAAAAAGAAACTCAAGTAGCAGCAAGATCAGCAGTCCCTTCAATGGGTCCAAAAGTGACGAAGAGTGCCCAACTATAGAAAAGAAGCCGAAGGATGAAAAGAAGTCTAGGGACCGGACAAGGCGGAAGAAGTGGTTTAAGATTCACTTGAAGGTGGACAAAAGGAAGGCGTGTTGA
- the LOC135633857 gene encoding uncharacterized protein LOC135633857, producing MAYMLKNTRSIDFVGREKLRKRCPLHDDLIAEILSYLPAKTFVRLLSVCKTFHQLSFDYHFHLLQSYHNTTVSGFLVEYHGTNLSLLKVDPCTGVPKSSLEFLRNSNATILGSAGGLIFVLHGNEGSSDATASSIFVYNPARRTRCRLPTPSGVRLMGGIAVKFMDDSDVVTEDYKLVYLSPTWEWSLLHHCRVYDSATRAWTMDKELNLGARELNYEHPVVCGDVIFWASDWRSRTKVDPYVVAFDVREECTQIIHLPKEAAICCDDTIEIAKWEGNSLCLIHYRMLSCGFTLWLLRKARDGATGWVKANEISLAEMGLKNRCFVSSVMLCEVAKTVLLVFTITNKAYSYDLKDGELRNLGLCYPRLIPYSNTLRPCGQQEELL from the coding sequence ATGGCTTATATGCTGAAGAACACCAGGAGTATCGACTTCGTGGGTCGGGAGAAGCTCCGGAAAAGATGTCCCCTTCATGATGATTTGATTGCCgagatcctctcctacctcccGGCGAAGACCTTCGTTAGGCTCCTCTCTGTTTGCAAGACCTTCCACCAATTGTCGTTCGACTACCATTTCCACCTTTTGCAGTCGTACCACAACACGACCGTCTCCGGCTTCTTAGTCGAGTATCATGGCACCAACCTATCCCTCCTCAAAGTTGACCCCTGCACCGGCGTGCCCAAAAGCAGCCTCGAATTTCTTAGGAATAGCAACGCCACAATCCTCGGGTCTGCCGGTGGCCTCATCTTCGTCTTGCATGGGAACGAGGGATCGTCCGATGCTACTGCTAGTAGCATATTTGTCTACAACCCAGCTCGTAGAACTCGGTGTCGTCTCCCCACCCCATCGGGCGTGCGTTTGATGGGTGGCATCGCGGTGAAGTTCATGGACGATAGTGACGTGGTGACAGAAGACTACAAGCTGGTCTACCTCTCGCCGACCTGGGAATGGAGCTTGTTGCACCACTGCCGGGTCTACGACTCAGCGACTAGGGCATGGACGATGGACAAGGAGCTCAACCTGGGAGCGAGGGAACTAAACTACGAGCATCCGGTGGTCTGCGGAGATGTTATATTCTGGGCATCAGACTGGCGTTCGCGCACGAAGGTTGACCCGTACGTCGTCGCCTTCGATGTGAGAGAGGAGTGCACACAAATCATCCATCTACCGAAAGAAGCAGCCATCTGCTGCGACGACACAATTGAGATAGCTAAGTGGGAGGGGAACTCGTTGTGCCTGATCCATTACCGCATGCTTTCTTGTGGGTTCACtctgtggctgctgaggaaggCGAGAGACGGTGCGACAGGATGGGTGAAGGCAAATGAGATAAGCTTGGCCGAGATGGGGCTCAAGAATAGATGCTTCGTAAGCTCCGTTATGCTGTGTGAGGTGGCAAAGACGGTGCTACTTGTTTTCACCATCACTAACAAGGCATACAGCTACGATTTGAAGGATGGAGAACTCAGAAACCTGGGATTGTGTTACCCCaggttgatcccttactctaatacgcttcggccatgcggccAGCAAGAGGAGCTGTTGTGA